In the genome of Novipirellula artificiosorum, the window GATACGTTTTGAGCTGGCTGAAGCGCTTCTCGATGAACGGCTGAAATTTGTAGATCTCCAAAACCTTCCTGGCAGAATAACTCTCACGATCCAGATTGGTCAGCAGAGGGAAGACACCATCCACTTTTTCTTCCGCCTTCACCGAGTCCTCATCCACGCCAAAACTGAGCGTATAAACTTGCTTCCAAGTCAACTCGCCTGGGCTGTCTTTTTTGGGACGTCCCTTGCATTGATGCTTCCGCTTGTATTGGCGCGTTGCATCGATTTTGTACCAGATTAACTTTTCGCAGTGACAGGCTTTCAGGATGCTTTCAATTCGCTGAACAATCTGTTGTCGTTGCTTGAGGTTGTAAGTGTTGATTTGGGTTTGAAGCGATTGTAAATCCGCCTTGGCTCGCTGCATCTGCTCTCGACGTGTGTCTTCGTCTTGTTCCGCCTTTTGCGTGCTGCGAATCCAATGCAACTGATATCCCTGTGATGTCGTTTGATTGCCTTGTGCGACAAAGTAGCGATCTCGCTTGGAATCTGGCTTGCGATTGTTTTGACGCGACAAAATGAACTTCCACTGAATCTTCCCGCGACGAACCTGATCGCGAAATTTTGTATCCTCCTTCCACGTCCTGGGCATCACGGTGACGAACCGACCACCCCACACGGAGAGCTTTTGCAGGTTCTCTTCGGTGGCGAGTTTGCAGTCGGCTACATAAATAAAATCTGTTTGTTGCAAAAGTTTTTGCAAGGCTTTGTGATTGGCCGGATGAAGGCGATCGTCGGTCTGATTGCCGTCGTAGATCCGATGCGAAATCGGTACGGCGCCGTCGGCAGTAACGTTGAGTCCCAGTACGAGTTGTTTCAAGTCAGGTCGATGGTCTTTGTTGTGACCGCGTGTCAGCAACTCATTGGCGTTCCATCCACCGTACCTCCCCGCAAACGTTACGCTGGTGGTGTCATGATGAATCTGGGAGCAATCCAGATCAAAAAGTTTGATCGCCCGCAAAGCCAATCGAAAGAAGATGTCCTTGTGCCTGGAATCATAGAACCTGGCCAGCGCGCGTCCGACTCGATCGTCTTGGATCATCTTTGCCTCTTCAGGGCGGAGCCCCAGTTTCTCAGCGTCCAAAGGCCTCAACCAATCCTGCATTTCGTAGAGAGCCTGCGGGGTGGTGAGAATGTTGTGGATCAACAGCCCCAAGGCTTTGTCATCATCGAGCGTCATTCGTCGATCAGTCCGCATATAGGTGCCAATCGTTTCATGAATTCGCAATCGATCGATGAAGTGCTCGATGATCGGATGTGCTCCCAATACGAACTTCTTTAGTGACGAATCACTTTTCAGGCCGGGTTGTATTTGCATCGTGCTGATCCTTTTGTTTCTTGCCACGCATCGTCATGTAACTTGCGTGTTGTTTGCAAGTGAAGATCCGATGAGACAAAAAGACAAGGTCGAAAGGTTTCCTGCAATATTTTTCTGGCAGCTTGCAGAAGAACCGAAAAACTCGGAAATCAATTTTCCAAAGCAATCGTCGCACTGCCATCGTCAAACCAATACGTTGGGTGGAGTTTTGGGGCCTTGGGAAAGTTCCGATGCTGTCTTCGCAGACAGGCGAGATTTCGAAGAATTGAAAACCCAGGAAAGAAAACTACGGGGACACCTAGGACACTTGCCTGAAGACAAACGCCCGCAACAATAGCAGCGATTGACAAGGAACCGATTGAATGTTGCCTCGTCCGCAGAATCTGTGGGTAGCATTCTTTGTAGAAGAGCGACCGAGCCTGCGACATACTGCGTTTCTAACGAAAACACCCTTCACGAAAGTCGCAGCCAGTTTAGATGCCTTGTGAGTTCGTTCAGTGTGGTGGATTTTGGAGGCATTTCTCCTGCGTCCAATGGGCGAAAAAAGGAACCCTCGACGAGTTGAATCTCGCCGAGGGTTGGCCGCACCATTGGCGCGCTATCGACCGAGATATCCCTTCCCAAGTTGCGCGGTCCGCATTGCTTGGGTCCGTTTTTCCTGGCGTCGGAGATGATATCGCAAATCACCAGCAACCGCAAAATCATTGGACGCAGGAGCCCATGCCTGGAAAAATCCACCATACTGGATTCATCATGTTGGACGCCGGTATGGTCGCTGATGCAAGTGAGGAACTGATTAAAAACGAGTGAAGCCACCCACTGTTTCCGCGGAAAAACCTGAATGTTGAGAGCCGAGTTAACGTTGCTCGATCCTCGTTGTGAATTGTTTAACTCGATCTAGGAACCTGGCGCATTTCGGCCGGAAGTGCCATTACGTGAAGATCAACAAGAAGGGGCAGGACGCTGTACTTGTACGAGTTGACGAGCCTCATCGATCACCTGCTAGAAAAATCAACAATGACCAAGACCAACCTGCGGAATGTGGGTATTAATGCCAAACAAAGACAACTTGGTTGGAAAATCACCAATAAAGGCGCCATTCCTCCAATCATGATGAAAAGCAGGGCGAATAAATTACTGCCTGACACACGGCAATCCGAACCCACAAGGCACCGGGACCGCGAATCGGACTACGACTAATCAACAGTCAAATGCAGCTCCGTGTAGATGGAACGAAACGCATATGCAGCAACCCCGTGGTTGGACGGAATGTGCTGGCGAATAAAGACCTGAAACAGATTTAGTTCTGGGACAAGTCGGAAGTCGGTGCTCGCGTATCCGCCCCAGGAATATTCCTGCACCTGGCGACGTTGTTCTCCTTCGCCGACTTCGATGTCGTTGATGGCAAAGCCTAGCCCGAAACGAAAGTCACCTTGGACTTCGTTGAGCTGATCCGTGTACATCAACTGCAAAGTATCAGGTTTCAGGATCTTGGCTTCGCCTCGTTTTCCACCACTGACCAACATCTCACAGAACTTGGCGTAGTCGTTCGATGTTGAAACAAGACCGCCGCCGCCAGAGAGAAACTTGAAGCCGGTCGCAAAATCGCTATTCGTCGATTTGTCCAGAATTGCTAATCGACCGCCCACCTTTGTATGGCAACTCCCGAAGCGGGCTTTCGCGTCAGGCCGTACTTGAAAGGCTGTGTCATTCATTTCAAGTGGCGCAAGAACTGCCTCTTCGAGATACTGATCCAATGATTTCCCTGACCATACCTCGATGAGACGTCCCAGTAGATCGGAACTGAACCCATAGGTAAAACGTTCACCGGGATGATGGTGTGCAGGGATGGTGGCTAGGCGATCTGCGGCTTCTTTAATCGACATGTCTGGAGGCAACATGCCGGCCGGCGGCCGGTATTTCAAACCGGCCTCGCGATAACGCCTTTCGAGCTCTTCTTTCCCATTGCCGCCGTATGCATAGCCCGTTGTGTGACGAAACACATCTCTTACGGTCATCGGTCGCTTGGGGGCGATCGCCATTTTCGCTGTGCTGTCCCAGACCGTTGCTTGACTGAAAGCGGGAATGAATTTGGCAACGGGATCATCCAGCTGATACTTGCCTTTTTCAAACAGCGTCATCGCGGCAACCGATGTGATCGGTTTGGTCATCGAGTAGATACGCACCACGGTGTCACCTTGCAGTGGTTCGCCCGTCTCGATGTCGCGGACTCCAGCGGAGTGCGAGTGAATCACCTCGCCACTACGAACGACCAGATGACTTGCCCCCGCGGCTTTCCCGGATTCCACTGCACGCTCGACAAGCGACTTCGCTTCGTGAAATGCGGCATCAGACGCTTTCGCGGACACCGGTTCCGTGAGGCAATAGACTTTGGAAGCAGTTCGGATCAGAAGTTTGTCGCCGGAAACTGCGGGGCAAGCGATACACAACTCGTCGAGCGAGTTCGTTTCGACCAATTCATACTCCGGGCCTACGCTCAACACGTAGGTGTCGCCATCCTCGCTCAAGCAAAAGAGTTTTCCGTTGTAAGACCAGGGGGATGCGGTGAACGAGGCTCCCTTGGGAAATCGGCGTTTGCCAAATACCTCTTTACCAGTCTTGGCATCATGACAAGTTATGAAGCCTTGGTCGTAGACTGTGTAGAGGAAATCGTCGACGACAATCTGACTCGTGTTATAGGGAGACACTTTCGGCTGGTACCACTCGATGAACGGGCTATCGGCAAACTCACCTTGCTTGGCAATGTTGCCTTCTCCGCCGGGCTTGATAGCAAACGTCGGTCGATGGCTATCCCCGGCGTATCCCGATGCAAGGTAGACCATTCCATGGGCTGAGAAAGGCGACGGGATCACCAGGGACGACATTTGACCGTCGAATTCCCATAGCAATTCACCGCTGAGGGAATAGCTGCGATTGCGTTTGAGTCCGGGAACAACGATCTCTGTACGAAGTTCGTTTTTCCATACCAAGGGCGTTGCCCAAGATCGCGTTTCATCCCGCTGCTTTCGCCAATTCTGTTCGCCCGTCTTGGCATCGAACGCGGCGATCCAGGATCCTTCAAGATTGTCATAGACAACAAAGACCTGTCCCTCATGCACGACAGGTGACGCTGCAGCACCGTAGTCCATGAAGGTCTTCTTGGGTTCGATCGCTTGCTCCCAAAGCAGCTCCCCCGTGAGCGAAAAACAAAACAAGCCAACATCGCCAAATAGGACGTACAGGCGCTCTCCATCTGTGGTTGGTGTTTCAGCTGCATAGGTGCTCTTCGGATGCCGTGGCACCGTGGGTTGGCCTCGATGGGCCTCGCGTCGCCAAAGCTCCGCTCCGGTTTTTAGATCAAAACAGAGCACGAGCCAGTGATGAATTCCCTTAGAGGGTTCTCGTACGCCTTGACCAAGATAGAGTCCCTTGTTGGGTTCACGCGCTTCCCCGTCGGATACGACCGTGGTCACGAACACCCTGTCGCCCCAAACAACTGGTGACGCCCATCCCCATCCGGGAACATCCGCAACCCAAGCTACGTTTTCGTTCTTGCTCCACTTACTTGGAAGTGCTGGATTGTCCGCTGCGACGCCACGCCCGTCAGGTCCACGGAATCGCGGCCAGTTGTCAGCTGCCGATGCAGTCGCGAAAGAAAAAAAGACTACAAAAAGCGCGAGTATCGATCTTGTGCTGGTATTCACTCTTAGCGCGTTATTCGATGTCATGTGCATCACTCAGATTGGGCAGAGCGATTTGGCTTGAGCGTGAAGCTACTGCTTCCAGATCATTCCCAATGCCCAGAGTATTCCTAGAACAATCAGAATGATACCAACTAGTTGATAGAAGCGATGGACGGCGTCTCCTTCGCCCAACGCAATTCGTGATCTCGCCACGAGCAGGCGATAGACAATGAACTCCGTCTTCAAAGTTCCGCATACCAGCATAAATATGCCGATGGCGGACATGAGTGTTCCCCAGAGAATCTGCATGCACCTTACCTCTGAGACTGGTTCGTTTCGTGGATTCCTGCAGTCAACTCAACCGCGCTGATTCGCAGTCCTGATGGAGTCTCGGAATGCGTGAAGCTCCAAACTCCGTTGACAAACAGGCCTTCTGGCGACGGCGCTAGTTTGTCTTTGAATGCGGCAACGGAAGGGTCGAGCTCGAAGTCGGGAAGATCGGCGCTGGCCACAAAATTTCCTGAAGCGTCTCGCTCGACGATGCACTTAGCGCGAAACTTTCCTGCGTAGTCTCCCTTCCCGTAGGCGACTTCAATCCCGAAATAGATGTCGGTCTCAACTTCCGTCTTTCCATGAATCTCAAAGTGCGAATCG includes:
- a CDS encoding IS1634 family transposase; the encoded protein is MQIQPGLKSDSSLKKFVLGAHPIIEHFIDRLRIHETIGTYMRTDRRMTLDDDKALGLLIHNILTTPQALYEMQDWLRPLDAEKLGLRPEEAKMIQDDRVGRALARFYDSRHKDIFFRLALRAIKLFDLDCSQIHHDTTSVTFAGRYGGWNANELLTRGHNKDHRPDLKQLVLGLNVTADGAVPISHRIYDGNQTDDRLHPANHKALQKLLQQTDFIYVADCKLATEENLQKLSVWGGRFVTVMPRTWKEDTKFRDQVRRGKIQWKFILSRQNNRKPDSKRDRYFVAQGNQTTSQGYQLHWIRSTQKAEQDEDTRREQMQRAKADLQSLQTQINTYNLKQRQQIVQRIESILKACHCEKLIWYKIDATRQYKRKHQCKGRPKKDSPGELTWKQVYTLSFGVDEDSVKAEEKVDGVFPLLTNLDRESYSARKVLEIYKFQPFIEKRFSQLKTYQQIAPVYLKKSERVVAFLHIHVMALMVSSLIERTVRQEMKKEKLKSLSIYPEKRPCQSPTIFDIVRLFREVERYEVEANGESIIFPSNLTREQKQVLNLLGVSISAYQ
- a CDS encoding serine hydrolase, coding for MTSNNALRVNTSTRSILALFVVFFSFATASAADNWPRFRGPDGRGVAADNPALPSKWSKNENVAWVADVPGWGWASPVVWGDRVFVTTVVSDGEAREPNKGLYLGQGVREPSKGIHHWLVLCFDLKTGAELWRREAHRGQPTVPRHPKSTYAAETPTTDGERLYVLFGDVGLFCFSLTGELLWEQAIEPKKTFMDYGAAASPVVHEGQVFVVYDNLEGSWIAAFDAKTGEQNWRKQRDETRSWATPLVWKNELRTEIVVPGLKRNRSYSLSGELLWEFDGQMSSLVIPSPFSAHGMVYLASGYAGDSHRPTFAIKPGGEGNIAKQGEFADSPFIEWYQPKVSPYNTSQIVVDDFLYTVYDQGFITCHDAKTGKEVFGKRRFPKGASFTASPWSYNGKLFCLSEDGDTYVLSVGPEYELVETNSLDELCIACPAVSGDKLLIRTASKVYCLTEPVSAKASDAAFHEAKSLVERAVESGKAAGASHLVVRSGEVIHSHSAGVRDIETGEPLQGDTVVRIYSMTKPITSVAAMTLFEKGKYQLDDPVAKFIPAFSQATVWDSTAKMAIAPKRPMTVRDVFRHTTGYAYGGNGKEELERRYREAGLKYRPPAGMLPPDMSIKEAADRLATIPAHHHPGERFTYGFSSDLLGRLIEVWSGKSLDQYLEEAVLAPLEMNDTAFQVRPDAKARFGSCHTKVGGRLAILDKSTNSDFATGFKFLSGGGGLVSTSNDYAKFCEMLVSGGKRGEAKILKPDTLQLMYTDQLNEVQGDFRFGLGFAINDIEVGEGEQRRQVQEYSWGGYASTDFRLVPELNLFQVFIRQHIPSNHGVAAYAFRSIYTELHLTVD